The genomic stretch GCGAGGAGGAGCTCGGCGCCGAGCTCATGCGCGCGCTCGAGCGCTACCTGCTGCTGCAGATCATCGACGAGCGCTGGCGCGAGCACCTCTACGACATGGACTACCTGCGCGAGGGCATCCACCTGCGCGGGTTCGCCCAGATCGAGCCGATCGTCGCCTACAAGAACGAGGCGTTCGAGCTGTTCTCCGACCTGATGAACACCATCTGGTCGGACTTCGCCCGGATGATCTACCACGTCCAGGTCGAGGTGCAGGCGCCCGACGGCGGCGAGCAGGAGGCCGCCGCGCAGCAGTACCAGCCGTCCGGCAGCTCCACCCGCTCCGGCCGCGTCTCGTACTCGGGCGGCGCCGGCGCGCCCGCGGGCGCGATCGCCGCGGCGGCGGCCGAGGCCGGCCCCGGCGCCGCGCTCATCGAGCCCGACGACGAGGACGAGGCCGGCATCCTGCCCGCGCCCGTCCAGCAGCGGCGCGTCGACGAGGTCGACCAGATCGGCCGCAACGACCCCTGCTGGTGCGGGTCGGGCAAGAAGTACAAGAAGTGCCATGGCGCCTGACCGCCTGACCGCCTGAGCGCCTGACCGCCTGAGCGCCTGACCGGCTGAGCGCCTGAGCGCCTGACCGCCCATACGTCGGGCCGGGGGGCCGCAGGCCGACGTCAGCGTGAGTGACGCCGCAGCAGCGGGTACGTCGCGGTGGTCAGCCCGAGTCCGGCGAACACGGACTTCGGCGTGCGCCGGATCGAGCCCGCCGCGCGGGGCGGTACGGTCCCCGCCGCGCGGGGCGGTACGGTCCCCGCCGCATGGAGGGCGCCGCCACACCCGTCAGGGAGCCGCTGGACCGCGGCACCGTGATGGCGCTCGTCGCCCTGGCGCTCGCGGTGTTCGTCGTGGCCAACGACTTCACCGCCCTGAGCGTCGCGCTGCCGAACATGGAGCACGATCTCGACGCCGACGTCGGGACGATCCAGTGGGTCATCAACGCGTACGCGCTCGTCTTCGGCGTGCTCATCATCACCGGCGGGCGCCTGGCCGACATGCTCGGCCGGCGGCGCATCTTCTTCGCCGGCGCCGCGATCTTCGCCGTCTTCTCGCTCGTCGCCGGAGCCGCGCCGACGGCCCAGGTCCTGATCGCCGCCCGCGCGCTCATGGGCATCGGCGGGGCGATGATGTGGCCCGCGGTGCTCGGGCTCACGTACCAGGTGCTCCCCGAGTCGCGCCAGGGCCTCGCCGGCCCGCTCGTCCTCGGCACCGCGGGCATCGGCAACGCGTTCGGGCCGCTGCTCGGGGGCGTCCTGACCGACGAGCTCACGTGGCGCTGGGTGCTGTTCCTGAACCTGCCCATCGCCGCGATCGCCTGCGGAGTGGTCTACGCCAAGGTGAAGGCCGTTCCCGGCGACCCGGGCGACGGCAAGCTCGACTACTCCGGCGTGGCGGCGCTCTCGGTCGGGCTCATCGCCCTGCTCGTCGCGCTCGACCAGGCCACCGACTGGGGCTGGGGCGATCCGCGCATCATCGCCCTCATCGCCATCTGCGTCCTCTCGCTCGCCGCATTCATGGCGATCGAGCGGCGGGCGGGTGGCCGCGCGCTGATCCCCTCCGACGTCGCGCGCAACCGCACCTTCGCCTCGGCCTGCCTCGCCGTCCTGTTCATGTCGGCGACCTTCTTCGCGATCCTGCTCTACGCCCCGCAGATCATGCAGAAGATCATGGGCTTCAGCGCGCTGCAGTCGGGCGTCGGCTTCCTGCCGATGATGGCGACCTTCTCGATCGTGTCGTTCATCGCCGCCCCGCTGTACGAGCGCTTCGGCGGCAAGCTCCTGCTCACCATCGGCTCCGCCTGCCTGCCGATCGGCGTCTTCCTGGTCTCGCTCGTCGAGGTCGACTCGCCGTACGGCGTCCTCGTCCCCGGCCTCGTCATCACGGGCATCGGCGTCGGTCTCTTCTACTCCACCATCACGACGGTGGCCGTCACGGCGCTGGATCCGAGCCGGGCGAGCCTGGCCGGCGGGATCATCTACATGTTCCAGGTCGCCGGCGGCTCTGTCGGCCTCGGCCTGACGACGACGATCTTCACATCCGCGGCGACCTCGCACGTCGACCAGGCCGCGGTGGCCGGCGGCCTGAACGAGTCCCAGGAGCACGCCGTCGGCCAGCTCCTGTCGGGCAACGAGACCGCCCAGCAGCTCCTGGACACGTTC from Capillimicrobium parvum encodes the following:
- a CDS encoding MFS transporter — its product is MEGAATPVREPLDRGTVMALVALALAVFVVANDFTALSVALPNMEHDLDADVGTIQWVINAYALVFGVLIITGGRLADMLGRRRIFFAGAAIFAVFSLVAGAAPTAQVLIAARALMGIGGAMMWPAVLGLTYQVLPESRQGLAGPLVLGTAGIGNAFGPLLGGVLTDELTWRWVLFLNLPIAAIACGVVYAKVKAVPGDPGDGKLDYSGVAALSVGLIALLVALDQATDWGWGDPRIIALIAICVLSLAAFMAIERRAGGRALIPSDVARNRTFASACLAVLFMSATFFAILLYAPQIMQKIMGFSALQSGVGFLPMMATFSIVSFIAAPLYERFGGKLLLTIGSACLPIGVFLVSLVEVDSPYGVLVPGLVITGIGVGLFYSTITTVAVTALDPSRASLAGGIIYMFQVAGGSVGLGLTTTIFTSAATSHVDQAAVAGGLNESQEHAVGQLLSGNETAQQLLDTFPRLAAELEHLAGDAFIAGVHAALRVDAAIAVLGFVVTLFFVGGRLHRRGAPADRAEPPVAQAPAGSGPAG